The following coding sequences lie in one Spirochaetota bacterium genomic window:
- a CDS encoding M28 family peptidase → MSAGRSRRGEGGRYIPGGVPVKARKRFRAFTGITFGGGNACRRIVLEKNRSPAILRSRGCGKSASVCRGPGICSCTETARKPYRPPRKINKRNRNGMDFKKMARECLHYVSVLIGKHGPRLAGTEACRACAQDIKDRLSASCDRVLMEGFEFNSGAFTGFMKILAVGYSVITAGAFLGGYWLIPAMLAYVVCNLSAVGGFVFYKRIFDPFYKKSRGWNVSGEILPKGETARQIVIAGHHDSANLFNYMVYLQKWYSVRIVTGLVFVFVPGFFVFAWGALHLAGYADPGFVTALRTALAVGLVMVLPFYFFVNKAAVPGAGDNLIATAILCRLAEVFGSPKKKGGRLSSTKLVFLSTDAEEEGLRGARAYVDAHREELLGVPTCVLNIDSLYSLGELRCLTSEINGFLKTSLPLAEDCRRIAEKLGYALSVVPIAFGGGGTDAAEFARIGVDATCILGLSTHYIREGMVYHTMGDTVDKIEPAIVEAVLKIVYHFILEKDAGPGAP, encoded by the coding sequence ATGAGCGCCGGACGGTCAAGGCGAGGGGAAGGGGGCCGATACATCCCCGGCGGGGTGCCCGTGAAGGCGCGGAAGCGTTTCCGCGCCTTCACGGGCATAACCTTCGGGGGTGGAAACGCCTGCAGGCGTATTGTGCTTGAAAAAAACCGTTCACCGGCGATACTGCGTTCCCGCGGATGCGGAAAATCGGCGTCTGTGTGCCGGGGCCCCGGGATTTGCTCCTGCACCGAAACCGCGCGGAAGCCGTATCGGCCCCCGCGGAAAATAAACAAGAGAAACAGGAACGGTATGGATTTTAAGAAAATGGCGCGCGAGTGCCTTCACTATGTGAGCGTCTTGATCGGGAAACACGGCCCCCGCCTCGCCGGAACGGAGGCGTGCAGGGCGTGCGCCCAAGACATCAAGGACCGGCTGTCGGCGTCGTGCGACCGCGTTTTAATGGAGGGCTTCGAGTTCAACAGCGGCGCCTTCACGGGCTTCATGAAGATCCTCGCGGTCGGGTATTCCGTGATCACGGCCGGCGCCTTCCTCGGGGGATACTGGCTGATCCCCGCGATGCTCGCCTACGTGGTCTGCAACCTGAGCGCCGTCGGGGGATTCGTTTTTTATAAGAGGATCTTCGATCCGTTCTATAAAAAATCAAGGGGCTGGAACGTGTCGGGCGAGATACTGCCGAAAGGGGAGACCGCGCGGCAGATCGTCATCGCCGGGCACCATGACAGCGCCAACCTGTTCAATTACATGGTGTACCTCCAGAAATGGTATTCCGTGAGGATCGTGACGGGGCTCGTCTTCGTGTTCGTTCCCGGGTTTTTCGTGTTCGCCTGGGGCGCGCTGCATCTCGCGGGATACGCCGATCCCGGGTTCGTAACGGCGCTGCGCACGGCGCTTGCGGTTGGGCTCGTCATGGTGCTGCCCTTTTACTTCTTCGTCAACAAGGCCGCGGTGCCGGGGGCCGGGGACAACCTGATCGCGACGGCGATACTCTGCCGGCTCGCGGAGGTATTCGGTTCCCCGAAAAAAAAGGGGGGGCGGCTCTCTTCGACGAAGCTGGTGTTTCTGAGCACGGACGCGGAGGAGGAGGGACTGCGCGGCGCCCGCGCGTACGTGGATGCGCACCGGGAGGAGCTCCTGGGCGTGCCGACCTGCGTGCTCAATATCGATTCGCTCTATTCTCTCGGGGAGCTTAGATGCCTGACGAGCGAGATCAACGGCTTCCTGAAAACCTCGCTGCCGCTCGCGGAAGATTGCCGGCGGATAGCCGAAAAACTCGGGTATGCCCTGTCCGTCGTCCCGATCGCCTTCGGGGGCGGCGGGACGGACGCCGCCGAGTTCGCGCGAATTGGGGTCGACGCGACCTGCATCCTGGGACTCTCCACACATTATATCCGGGAGGGAATGGTCTATCACACCATGGGGGATACCGTAGATAAGATCGAGCCCGCCATCGTCGAGGCCGTCCTGAAAATCGTCTATCACTTCATCCTGGAAAAAGACGCGGGTCCCGGCGCGCCCTGA
- a CDS encoding EAL domain-containing protein has product MPVKARKRFRAFTGTPPGMYRPPSPRLDRPALIKWPYKYLASARPILILYSPFHQQLNRVLFQNDGYRPRFAFSKRTRSKQSPGIGCAGWRGRRRPGRGDQGPRPGEGMTMKKSNSVKLRGGKPGPFTVDGEEPGETVKRLTRALKSLPVMYFEMNGDFEIKSVTGETNTLLGHPAGGIIGRPAGDMFAPDDRGKAGDFFSRISNGSDHGGDEFSMIRADGSVFPVHICATSLPADVPEARIGGLAVDLSKMHGNNRDLEKKHNALIDYAIYDSTHDLLTDAFNRDMFVTRLQVETIKADRRKNKESIFAVMCIGLDRFKDVNEMYGTRTGDALLKQVVARLRDLLRPDDVLARIYGDKFMIIFSDVGTYEDTITISEKISRAFGDPFFAEGIPIPISASMGISIHPDDGRDAEELMDKADAAMYYAKDRGRNSYQLFSREIHDGIVQKLRLESDLRQAVRKDEFLMYYQPIVDPAGAIAGMESLVRWQSPSKGLVMPSEFIHVAEKSGIIVEIGYRAIEQVCLQNMEWLAKGYSPYTVAVNLSTYQFRRPDLVKEIAAIIERTGADPRRLKFEITETGIMENEKEGIERLHELKAMGCSLSIDDFGTGYSSFSKIHDLPVDTLKTDKSFIDNVPHSMKAVAILTAILNLAHNLGFSVVAEGIENNEQYDFLRSMKCDFFQGYYFSKPLPPEEIEKQFLLR; this is encoded by the coding sequence ATGCCCGTGAAGGCGCGGAAACGCTTCCGCGCCTTCACGGGCACCCCGCCGGGGATGTATCGGCCCCCTTCCCCTCGCCTTGACCGTCCGGCGCTCATCAAATGGCCGTATAAATACTTGGCGTCCGCCCGTCCAATCCTTATATTATATTCACCGTTTCATCAACAGCTCAATCGAGTCCTTTTTCAGAACGACGGATATCGGCCCCGGTTCGCCTTTTCTAAACGCACGCGTTCGAAGCAATCTCCAGGGATCGGGTGCGCGGGATGGAGGGGACGGCGCCGGCCCGGGCGCGGTGATCAGGGGCCACGCCCGGGGGAAGGGATGACCATGAAAAAATCGAACTCCGTCAAACTGCGCGGGGGGAAACCGGGCCCGTTCACCGTTGACGGAGAGGAGCCCGGTGAAACCGTGAAACGCCTCACCCGCGCCTTGAAATCCCTTCCCGTGATGTATTTCGAGATGAACGGCGATTTTGAAATCAAGAGCGTCACGGGCGAGACGAATACGCTGCTGGGACACCCCGCGGGTGGCATCATCGGCAGGCCTGCAGGCGACATGTTCGCACCCGACGATCGCGGGAAGGCCGGGGATTTTTTTTCGCGCATCTCGAACGGCTCGGATCACGGGGGCGACGAGTTCTCGATGATCAGGGCGGACGGGAGCGTGTTCCCCGTCCATATCTGCGCGACCTCGCTCCCGGCGGACGTCCCCGAGGCGCGCATCGGCGGGCTCGCCGTGGACCTTTCGAAGATGCACGGCAACAACAGGGATCTCGAGAAAAAGCACAACGCCCTCATAGATTACGCGATCTACGACTCCACGCACGACCTTCTCACCGACGCCTTCAACAGGGACATGTTCGTGACACGCCTGCAGGTCGAGACGATCAAGGCCGACCGGAGAAAGAACAAGGAGTCCATCTTCGCCGTCATGTGTATCGGCCTGGACCGCTTCAAGGACGTGAATGAGATGTACGGCACCAGGACGGGGGACGCCCTGCTCAAGCAGGTGGTTGCGCGCCTCCGTGACCTGCTGCGCCCCGACGACGTGCTGGCGCGGATATACGGCGACAAATTCATGATCATTTTTTCGGACGTGGGAACCTACGAGGACACAATCACCATTTCGGAGAAGATCTCGCGCGCGTTCGGCGACCCCTTTTTCGCCGAGGGCATCCCCATTCCCATTTCCGCGAGCATGGGCATTTCCATCCACCCCGACGACGGCCGCGACGCGGAGGAGCTCATGGACAAGGCCGACGCCGCGATGTACTACGCGAAGGACCGGGGACGAAACAGCTACCAGCTCTTCAGCCGCGAAATCCACGACGGTATCGTGCAGAAGCTCCGTCTGGAGAGCGATTTGCGGCAGGCCGTCCGCAAAGACGAATTCCTCATGTATTATCAGCCCATTGTCGACCCCGCCGGCGCGATCGCGGGGATGGAGTCTCTCGTGCGCTGGCAGTCGCCGTCCAAGGGCCTGGTCATGCCCTCCGAGTTCATTCATGTAGCGGAAAAAAGCGGCATCATCGTAGAGATAGGCTATCGCGCGATAGAGCAGGTATGCCTCCAGAACATGGAATGGCTCGCGAAGGGCTACTCCCCCTATACGGTGGCGGTCAACCTGTCGACCTACCAGTTCAGACGGCCCGACCTGGTGAAAGAGATCGCGGCCATCATCGAGCGCACGGGTGCCGATCCCCGGCGCCTCAAGTTCGAAATCACCGAAACGGGGATCATGGAAAACGAAAAGGAAGGGATCGAGCGGCTCCATGAACTCAAGGCGATGGGATGTTCCCTCTCGATCGACGACTTCGGGACGGGGTACTCCTCGTTCAGCAAAATTCACGACCTGCCGGTGGATACGCTGAAGACCGACAAATCGTTTATCGACAACGTCCCGCACAGCATGAAGGCGGTGGCGATTTTGACGGCCATCCTCAACCTCGCGCACAACCTGGGGTTCAGCGTGGTCGCCGAGGGAATCGAGAACAATGAGCAGTATGACTTCCTGCGCAGCATGAAATGCGATTTCTTCCAGGGCTATTACTTCAGCAAACCCCTGCCCCCGGAGGAAATCGAGAAGCAGTTTCTGCTCCGGTGA
- a CDS encoding diguanylate cyclase → MDEAKIVLIVDDDGGLRRLLADILRGSGHNFEILEAETGGSAIEELKRRECDCVLLDYMLPDIDGLHIISMIRDLERDAAIIMLTGVGDETLAVKAMKAGAFDYLPKASITRSDRFFLLIHTILNAIQYKKTGTDRKKIEKVLRKNEERYRGIVDNSPVMIIRFFPVDFSVSFVNQGYCAYFNTTPFDALGENAIELVFGDDRSLFTGVTEGLTLEKPLTSFERFIKSDDDPRYIVWSVQALFDDHGTIWEYQCVGSDITDLKLAEKRRRTREEHERLAETLHAVGIGVITTDTQGRILLINSVAEDLTGWTHEDAVGKYCGDVLAVSDETETGGLMDIQYTWVEKGFEGRGTNLELVLTPKTGRKKNISLIIKPINSRYEGFSGLVLGFMDITEKRILERLFEYQNEFLQSIIDSQENIIIVIDRDRVRMANNRFLDFFGLEPGVGGEAELMSIGGAIVDAEGCLAKPAPGGWTHALVDPGRQSSLIAFKPARLRKPRVFSITVNKLSIDEELYVATLTDVTDLDEKRRVYQHRASHDALTGTFNRTRFDEALAHHVEIARRYDACLSLVFMDIDHFKEINDEFGHQAGDTILKEISRVVRRATRRSDIFARWGGEEFTLLLPHTDANEATLTAEKIRARIETARLRIPRPVTCSFGVAGFMEKDTVETLIRRADEALYLAKNRGRNRVESR, encoded by the coding sequence ATGGATGAAGCGAAAATCGTATTGATAGTCGACGACGACGGGGGGCTTCGCCGTCTTCTCGCCGATATACTCCGCGGAAGCGGGCACAACTTCGAGATCCTGGAGGCGGAAACCGGAGGCTCCGCGATCGAGGAGCTCAAGCGCCGGGAATGCGACTGCGTGCTCCTGGATTACATGCTGCCCGATATCGACGGCCTGCACATAATCTCGATGATCAGGGACCTTGAACGGGACGCGGCGATCATCATGCTCACCGGTGTGGGCGACGAAACGCTCGCGGTCAAGGCGATGAAGGCGGGCGCGTTCGACTACCTGCCCAAGGCCTCCATAACCCGGTCCGACAGGTTTTTCCTGCTCATCCATACGATTTTAAACGCCATCCAATACAAGAAAACGGGCACCGACCGGAAAAAGATAGAGAAGGTGCTGCGGAAAAACGAGGAGCGTTACCGGGGGATCGTCGACAACTCGCCCGTCATGATAATCCGGTTCTTCCCCGTGGACTTTTCCGTGTCCTTCGTGAACCAGGGTTACTGCGCCTACTTCAACACCACCCCGTTCGACGCCCTGGGCGAGAACGCGATCGAGCTGGTGTTCGGCGACGACCGGTCTCTCTTCACCGGCGTTACGGAAGGCCTGACCCTCGAAAAGCCCCTGACAAGCTTCGAGCGCTTCATCAAGTCCGACGATGACCCGCGCTATATCGTATGGTCGGTGCAGGCCCTTTTCGACGACCACGGTACCATATGGGAATACCAGTGCGTGGGGAGCGACATCACCGACCTGAAGCTCGCGGAAAAACGGAGGCGGACCAGGGAGGAGCACGAGAGACTCGCCGAGACCCTTCACGCAGTGGGAATCGGCGTGATCACCACGGACACCCAGGGAAGGATACTCCTCATCAACAGCGTCGCCGAGGATCTCACCGGCTGGACCCATGAAGACGCCGTGGGCAAGTACTGCGGCGACGTGCTCGCAGTCTCCGACGAGACCGAAACGGGCGGGCTCATGGACATCCAGTACACCTGGGTGGAGAAGGGCTTCGAGGGCCGCGGTACGAACCTGGAGCTCGTCCTCACGCCCAAGACCGGCAGGAAAAAAAACATCTCGCTCATCATCAAGCCCATCAACAGCCGCTACGAGGGATTTTCCGGACTGGTCCTGGGATTCATGGATATCACCGAGAAGCGGATACTCGAGCGGCTCTTCGAATACCAGAACGAATTTCTCCAGTCCATAATCGATTCCCAGGAAAACATCATAATCGTCATCGACCGCGACCGCGTCCGCATGGCGAACAACAGGTTCCTCGATTTTTTCGGGCTGGAACCGGGCGTGGGCGGCGAAGCGGAGCTCATGTCCATAGGCGGGGCAATTGTCGATGCGGAGGGCTGCCTGGCGAAACCGGCGCCCGGCGGCTGGACGCACGCGCTCGTCGATCCCGGGCGCCAGAGCAGCCTGATCGCCTTCAAGCCGGCCAGGCTCAGGAAACCACGCGTGTTTTCGATCACGGTGAACAAGCTCTCGATCGACGAGGAGTTGTACGTGGCGACCCTGACCGACGTGACGGACCTGGATGAGAAGCGCAGGGTATACCAGCACCGGGCGTCCCACGACGCGCTCACCGGTACGTTCAACCGGACGAGGTTCGACGAGGCGCTGGCGCACCATGTCGAGATCGCGCGCAGGTACGATGCCTGCCTGTCTCTCGTGTTCATGGACATCGATCATTTCAAGGAGATCAACGACGAGTTCGGCCACCAGGCGGGCGACACGATTCTCAAAGAGATATCCCGCGTGGTGCGCCGGGCGACGCGGCGCAGCGATATATTCGCGCGCTGGGGGGGAGAGGAATTCACCCTGCTGCTGCCGCACACCGACGCGAATGAGGCGACGTTGACCGCAGAGAAAATCCGCGCCCGGATCGAGACCGCCAGGCTCAGGATCCCCCGGCCGGTAACGTGCAGCTTCGGCGTCGCGGGCTTCATGGAGAAGGACACCGTGGAAACCCTGATAAGGCGCGCCGATGAAGCGCTGTATCTCGCGAAGAACAGGGGACGAAACCGTGTGGAGAGCCGCTGA
- a CDS encoding MFS transporter — protein MNRKGRMHYAWWIVVSGFFLNLAGIGIIMNCMGVFYKPVIESQGFTRGAFALYFSIAALSMMVVAPFMGKILERRNIRVVMGICTALMSVSFALFSQCTTLAHFYALSVFLGIGSAGTHIIPVSMMITNWFEEKRGLAMGIVFSATGIGGFIFNPFSNWLIEQYGWQTAYLVLGIIVGVCTIPVAVFLVSARPAEKGLAPYGAVAGSPGATADAVPGLTARAALRAPAFWFLAVMILFIAVANMGVLHHIVPYLTDIGVDAGTAASLMSLHMAVLVAGKLVMGDLSDRLGLMRSLLLCIAGLTVSIGLLFGAAMFWIAVLFNVLFGFAISVRTVLPPLMTAACLGPRHFGVIYGFLNVFTTLGTAIGVPLSGYIHDFTKNYHAAFALYIALGVLAAVFGVLALRGAKFARAGH, from the coding sequence ATGAACCGGAAGGGTCGCATGCACTACGCATGGTGGATCGTGGTCTCGGGATTTTTTCTCAACCTGGCGGGCATTGGCATCATCATGAACTGCATGGGCGTCTTCTACAAGCCCGTGATAGAATCCCAGGGCTTCACTCGCGGCGCGTTCGCGCTCTATTTCTCAATCGCCGCGCTCTCGATGATGGTGGTCGCCCCCTTCATGGGAAAAATACTCGAGCGCAGAAATATCCGCGTCGTCATGGGGATATGCACCGCGCTCATGAGTGTCAGCTTCGCGCTCTTCTCTCAATGCACTACCCTGGCGCATTTTTACGCGCTTTCGGTCTTCCTGGGAATCGGGAGCGCGGGAACCCACATCATCCCGGTGTCCATGATGATCACCAACTGGTTCGAGGAAAAGCGCGGGCTGGCCATGGGGATCGTCTTCTCGGCGACGGGAATTGGCGGGTTCATCTTCAACCCGTTCTCGAACTGGCTTATCGAACAGTATGGCTGGCAGACCGCGTACCTCGTGCTCGGGATCATCGTGGGCGTGTGCACCATTCCCGTCGCGGTCTTCCTCGTGAGCGCCCGGCCGGCGGAAAAGGGGCTTGCCCCCTACGGGGCGGTCGCGGGATCGCCGGGCGCTACGGCCGATGCCGTTCCCGGGCTTACCGCGCGCGCGGCGCTGCGCGCGCCGGCCTTCTGGTTCCTCGCCGTCATGATCCTGTTCATCGCGGTTGCGAACATGGGGGTCCTCCATCACATCGTTCCCTACCTTACCGATATTGGCGTCGACGCGGGGACGGCCGCGAGCCTCATGTCGCTGCACATGGCGGTCCTCGTCGCTGGGAAGCTTGTCATGGGCGATCTTTCCGACAGGCTCGGGCTCATGAGGAGCCTGCTGCTGTGCATCGCCGGGCTCACGGTTTCCATAGGGCTCCTGTTCGGGGCGGCAATGTTCTGGATTGCGGTGCTGTTCAACGTGCTCTTCGGCTTCGCGATATCGGTGCGGACGGTGCTGCCGCCGCTCATGACGGCCGCCTGCCTGGGCCCGCGCCATTTCGGCGTCATCTACGGTTTCCTGAACGTGTTTACCACGCTCGGGACAGCCATCGGGGTGCCGCTATCCGGGTACATACACGACTTCACGAAAAACTATCATGCGGCCTTCGCCCTGTACATCGCGCTCGGGGTGCTCGCCGCGGTCTTTGGCGTGCTCGCCCTCCGCGGGGCGAAGTTCGCGCGCGCGGGACATTGA
- a CDS encoding acyl-CoA dehydrogenase, whose protein sequence is MDFTLTDEQKMLIDTIRTMGEREKFKDLAKHIDATGEFPYALMAKYAELGFLGMTLSPEYGGGGQSALNAIITIEELAKFSPMIAAPVFESNVGPVRVIDLFGTPEQKKAILPGVCRGELSVSVCMTEPEAGSDLTALTTNAEQDGDGYLLNGRKSFITGGGHASHYMVYTRFGKTRGYKGIGGLIVEKGMPGFSFGKQERFMGLRGMPSCDLFFDNVKVPGKNLVVKPGDFNKLMLTFDIERCGNAAMCLGVAGGALAEAKAYAMERTAFGRPICEFQNIQFTTVDMATKLDAARLLVYRAAAGAGQGLPSMYEASMAKAFANEMVVSVTDSAMQIFGGYGYSTEFPVERMYRDAKAWCVAGGTIQMLKIGVAGMIYGRRFDQRKGQ, encoded by the coding sequence ATGGATTTCACGTTGACCGATGAACAGAAAATGCTGATCGACACTATCCGCACCATGGGGGAGCGCGAGAAGTTCAAGGATCTCGCGAAGCATATCGACGCCACGGGCGAGTTCCCCTACGCGCTCATGGCGAAATACGCGGAGCTGGGCTTCCTGGGGATGACGCTCTCGCCGGAATACGGCGGCGGCGGGCAGAGCGCGCTCAATGCGATCATCACGATCGAGGAGCTCGCGAAATTCAGCCCCATGATCGCCGCGCCGGTCTTCGAATCGAACGTGGGCCCGGTGCGGGTCATCGACCTTTTCGGCACCCCGGAGCAGAAGAAGGCGATACTCCCCGGCGTGTGCAGGGGCGAGCTCTCCGTCTCCGTGTGCATGACCGAGCCCGAGGCCGGCTCCGACCTCACCGCCCTCACCACCAACGCCGAGCAGGACGGGGACGGCTACCTCCTGAACGGGCGCAAGTCCTTCATCACCGGCGGCGGGCACGCGAGCCATTACATGGTGTACACGCGGTTCGGCAAGACCAGGGGCTACAAGGGGATAGGCGGACTCATCGTGGAGAAGGGGATGCCCGGGTTCAGTTTCGGGAAACAGGAGCGCTTCATGGGGCTCAGGGGAATGCCCTCATGCGACCTCTTCTTCGACAACGTGAAGGTGCCCGGGAAAAACCTCGTCGTAAAGCCGGGTGACTTCAACAAGCTCATGCTCACCTTCGACATCGAGCGCTGCGGGAACGCCGCGATGTGCCTGGGGGTCGCCGGGGGCGCGCTCGCCGAGGCGAAAGCCTATGCGATGGAGCGCACCGCGTTCGGCAGGCCCATCTGCGAGTTCCAGAACATACAGTTCACGACCGTGGACATGGCGACGAAGCTCGACGCGGCGCGCCTGCTGGTCTACCGCGCGGCCGCGGGCGCGGGCCAGGGGCTCCCCTCCATGTACGAGGCCTCTATGGCGAAGGCCTTCGCGAACGAGATGGTGGTGAGCGTCACCGACAGCGCGATGCAGATATTCGGCGGCTACGGCTACAGCACGGAATTTCCCGTGGAGCGGATGTACCGGGACGCAAAGGCGTGGTGCGTCGCGGGGGGCACCATCCAGATGCTCAAGATAGGGGTCGCGGGCATGATATACGGGAGGAGATTCGACCAGCGGAAGGGACAGTGA
- a CDS encoding MmgE/PrpD family protein: MEYTRELAKFCTGISYNALPEEVVHKAKLCLLDYAANVYGSLELDAVRAVTECVRAMGGPPDATALGCGFKTGLQNAAFVNGTTAEAIEAQDGLRFGGNHAVSAVIPAALAVAEGRDLDGQRLIEAVVAGYETANRTAAAMHPFHTLSGFLPTGTCGTFGAAAAAARLMGLDKDGMLNALGNAGYLLPLSMAEQLMGGYTIKIVQGGQAASAGIMAAELASRGISGSPVVLEGSALKGGFTQITLRADPKCERITDGLGERYSIMDVYFKPYTACRHTHGAAQAVIELMGAHHFKPAAIRAITVFTYGVAALAVGKGFAESGTFVSAQFSIPFVVAACILDGELGAKQLTERRIADPALITLSNKVTVVSDDELNKAYPDKTASRVEIVTHDGQRYVRQIDIPKGDPRDPMEQDDIAAKLRLFAGGRDAAKIDGIIEGIMNIEKAKGIGLLLGSI; encoded by the coding sequence ATGGAATATACCAGGGAACTCGCGAAGTTCTGCACGGGGATTTCGTATAACGCGCTTCCTGAAGAGGTCGTGCACAAGGCGAAGCTCTGCCTGCTCGACTACGCGGCGAACGTGTACGGCTCGCTGGAGCTGGACGCCGTGCGCGCGGTGACCGAATGCGTGCGCGCCATGGGCGGTCCCCCGGACGCGACGGCGCTCGGCTGCGGGTTCAAGACCGGGTTGCAGAACGCCGCGTTCGTCAACGGCACCACTGCCGAGGCGATCGAGGCCCAGGACGGCCTGCGCTTCGGGGGCAACCACGCGGTGTCGGCGGTCATTCCCGCGGCGCTCGCGGTCGCGGAGGGCCGGGACCTGGACGGGCAAAGGCTCATCGAGGCGGTGGTTGCGGGCTACGAGACCGCGAACCGGACCGCCGCAGCCATGCATCCATTTCATACGCTTTCCGGTTTTCTCCCCACCGGCACGTGCGGTACGTTTGGGGCCGCGGCCGCCGCGGCGCGGCTCATGGGGCTGGATAAGGACGGGATGCTGAACGCGCTGGGCAACGCGGGTTACCTGCTACCGCTTTCCATGGCGGAGCAGCTCATGGGCGGCTACACGATCAAGATCGTCCAGGGGGGACAGGCGGCGAGCGCCGGCATCATGGCGGCCGAGCTCGCGTCGCGGGGGATATCGGGCTCGCCGGTCGTGCTCGAGGGCTCGGCGCTCAAGGGCGGCTTCACGCAGATCACGCTGCGCGCGGATCCCAAGTGCGAACGGATCACGGACGGACTGGGCGAGCGCTACTCGATCATGGACGTCTACTTCAAGCCCTACACCGCGTGCAGGCACACGCACGGCGCGGCGCAGGCGGTGATCGAGCTCATGGGCGCACACCATTTCAAACCTGCCGCGATACGGGCGATCACGGTGTTCACCTACGGAGTCGCGGCGCTCGCGGTGGGGAAGGGCTTCGCGGAATCGGGGACCTTCGTATCGGCCCAGTTCTCCATACCCTTCGTCGTGGCGGCATGCATCCTGGACGGGGAGCTGGGCGCGAAGCAGCTCACGGAGCGGCGCATCGCGGATCCCGCGCTGATCACGCTTTCCAACAAGGTGACGGTCGTGAGCGATGACGAGCTGAACAAGGCCTATCCCGACAAGACCGCGAGCCGCGTGGAGATCGTCACGCACGACGGGCAGAGGTACGTCCGGCAGATCGATATTCCCAAAGGCGACCCGCGCGATCCCATGGAACAGGACGACATCGCCGCCAAGCTGCGCCTCTTCGCCGGCGGGCGCGACGCGGCGAAGATAGACGGCATTATCGAAGGGATAATGAATATCGAGAAGGCGAAGGGAATAGGGCTCCTCCTGGGATCGATATGA
- a CDS encoding CoA-transferase subunit beta — protein sequence MACCGAREIRDKDLVIVGTGFPTMSANIAKHTHAPGASMMQESGVFDARPARPALSVGDPCLNPGAAMIGGLIEVMGMFLQGGWIDVGFLAGSQVDRFGNINTTVIGNYDSPKSRLPGSGGANPIGALAKRVLIIALHNTRTLAERVDFITTPGYLDGPGARERCGLPAGTGPEVIITNKAVLRFDRDSKEAYLESYHPGSSVEEVVKLTPWKLRVSEAVRETEPPRAEELRVLRKVLDPLGMIRIYEKKGYV from the coding sequence ATGGCCTGCTGCGGCGCGAGGGAGATACGCGACAAAGACCTCGTGATCGTGGGGACTGGTTTCCCCACGATGTCCGCGAACATCGCGAAGCACACCCACGCGCCCGGGGCGTCCATGATGCAGGAGTCCGGCGTGTTCGACGCGCGCCCCGCGCGGCCGGCGCTCTCGGTCGGGGACCCGTGCCTCAATCCCGGCGCGGCCATGATCGGGGGCCTAATCGAGGTGATGGGCATGTTTTTACAAGGGGGCTGGATCGACGTGGGCTTCCTCGCCGGAAGCCAGGTGGACAGGTTCGGGAACATCAACACCACGGTGATCGGAAATTACGACAGCCCGAAAAGCCGCCTCCCCGGGTCCGGCGGCGCGAACCCGATCGGGGCTCTCGCGAAGCGAGTCCTCATCATCGCGCTCCACAACACGCGCACCCTCGCGGAGCGCGTCGATTTCATCACGACCCCCGGCTACCTTGACGGCCCGGGCGCACGGGAGCGCTGCGGGCTTCCGGCCGGGACGGGACCGGAGGTGATCATCACGAACAAGGCGGTCCTCCGGTTCGACCGGGACTCGAAGGAGGCATACCTGGAGAGCTACCACCCGGGAAGCTCCGTCGAGGAGGTGGTGAAGCTCACCCCGTGGAAGCTCAGGGTGAGCGAGGCCGTACGCGAGACCGAGCCCCCGCGCGCCGAGGAGCTCCGCGTGCTCAGGAAGGTCCTGGACCCGCTGGGGATGATACGGATTTACGAGAAGAAGGGATACGTATAG